One region of Mucilaginibacter gotjawali genomic DNA includes:
- a CDS encoding GumC family protein: MDTIDDTDGNIEQDNNGPDLRETLFKYLRHWKWFVTSVILFLILGYIYAKLSTPLYKIETDLLIKDNKNKMSGQSDLLKDLDIFSSGKIIDNEIQILKSKTILKKVVSALKLQTSYINTESIPEREVYEDKPFDVELLQPSGNAYKTILTIQLLNAAEVKVSGKKYAVNIPVKTEAGMILIEPTGKGLFSQTLSVKFNDMADIIEQYANNLKINPVSKEATSLIITMEDAIPQRGQDFLNRLVEEYNMAALEDKNKETSKTLTFITDRLDGIAAELSTVEKSVEQYKSTNRITDISAESKIFLQGVQDNDTELNKVLIQLSVLKNLENYLRKNDDQPSALPSLLGIADPTLLGLVSQLGETQLKKLSLLQTVPETNPLVTTFTDQINSLKSAIQVSVQNLKKGLEITRQQLQGKNNQFESVIRKVPTIERGLLDVMRQQDIKNALFTYLLQKREETAMQLASGVADSRTIDPATSSKYPVKPIKNLIYIAFLIAGIILPGGIIYFKALLNFRVNRKLDIEQATNIPVIAEISRSDGKDALLIVNKSRSIVAEQIRALRTNLQFVIPLENQKIILVTSSISGEGKSFVSLNLGASLAMSGKKVVILEMDLRKPKLHSGLGIDNIQGLSNYLIGKVNYKDILKPIALQENYYIITSGAIPPNPAELLVNGRVSKLIEELKRDFDYIILDTPPVGLVTDAQILGAYADLTLFIVRHNYTAKSQINTIDKLYRTRKFNNMNIILNAIDMQSAYGYSYGYGYGYGYGYGYGGGGYYQDDPKKQSFFKKLIKKKSHD, from the coding sequence ATGGATACTATTGATGATACTGATGGAAATATAGAACAGGATAATAATGGGCCTGATTTACGGGAAACACTTTTCAAATACCTAAGGCACTGGAAATGGTTTGTTACCTCTGTCATCCTTTTTCTAATACTGGGATATATTTATGCAAAGCTTTCAACGCCATTATATAAAATCGAAACTGATCTGCTGATTAAAGACAATAAGAATAAAATGAGCGGGCAAAGCGATCTGCTTAAAGACCTTGACATTTTTTCGTCCGGTAAGATTATCGATAATGAAATACAGATCTTAAAATCCAAAACCATTTTGAAAAAAGTGGTAAGCGCACTAAAATTACAAACTTCGTATATCAACACAGAAAGTATACCGGAAAGGGAAGTTTATGAAGATAAGCCATTCGATGTCGAATTATTGCAACCGAGTGGCAACGCTTACAAAACTATTTTAACAATACAATTATTAAATGCAGCGGAAGTTAAGGTTAGTGGTAAAAAATATGCTGTAAATATACCGGTCAAAACGGAGGCCGGAATGATTTTGATTGAGCCAACCGGGAAAGGTTTATTTTCCCAAACGCTTAGTGTTAAATTTAATGATATGGCTGATATCATTGAACAATATGCCAATAATCTAAAAATAAATCCGGTTAGCAAGGAGGCCACTTCCTTAATTATTACCATGGAGGACGCCATTCCACAAAGGGGACAGGATTTTTTGAACAGGCTGGTTGAAGAATATAATATGGCCGCTTTGGAAGATAAGAATAAGGAAACTTCAAAAACCCTAACCTTTATTACCGACCGGCTTGATGGAATAGCAGCAGAGCTCAGTACAGTCGAAAAAAGCGTCGAGCAGTATAAATCAACAAATCGTATAACTGATATTAGCGCAGAATCGAAAATATTCCTGCAAGGGGTGCAGGATAACGATACAGAGCTAAACAAGGTTTTGATCCAGCTCAGCGTGCTGAAAAACCTTGAAAACTATTTACGAAAAAATGATGACCAGCCGTCAGCATTACCCTCCCTTTTGGGGATTGCGGACCCTACCTTATTAGGATTGGTTTCTCAGCTTGGAGAAACTCAACTCAAAAAACTCAGTTTACTGCAAACGGTGCCCGAAACAAACCCATTGGTTACTACATTTACCGACCAGATTAATTCATTAAAAAGCGCCATACAGGTATCGGTTCAAAACTTAAAAAAAGGATTGGAAATAACCAGGCAGCAACTGCAGGGTAAAAATAACCAATTCGAATCTGTTATTAGAAAGGTTCCAACCATTGAGCGGGGATTACTGGATGTAATGCGTCAGCAGGATATTAAAAATGCCTTATTCACTTATTTATTACAAAAGCGCGAAGAAACTGCCATGCAACTTGCTTCGGGCGTGGCAGATAGCAGAACTATTGATCCGGCAACGAGCAGTAAGTACCCTGTAAAACCAATAAAAAATCTGATTTATATTGCCTTTTTAATCGCGGGAATTATTTTGCCCGGAGGTATTATTTACTTTAAGGCATTATTAAATTTCAGGGTCAACCGTAAGCTTGATATTGAGCAGGCTACAAATATCCCGGTAATCGCTGAAATCTCGCGTTCAGACGGCAAGGATGCTTTATTGATAGTTAACAAGTCTCGTTCTATTGTTGCCGAACAGATCAGAGCGTTACGTACTAACCTGCAATTTGTTATTCCTCTGGAAAATCAAAAAATAATTTTGGTCACATCCAGCATCAGCGGTGAAGGAAAATCATTTGTTTCACTAAACCTTGGCGCCAGTTTAGCCATGTCAGGTAAAAAAGTGGTGATTTTGGAAATGGACTTACGTAAGCCTAAATTACACAGTGGCTTGGGTATTGATAATATCCAGGGCTTATCAAACTACTTAATTGGTAAAGTAAATTACAAGGATATACTGAAACCAATAGCTTTACAGGAAAATTATTATATCATAACCAGCGGTGCCATCCCCCCCAACCCGGCCGAACTGCTGGTTAATGGCCGGGTTTCAAAGCTCATTGAGGAGCTTAAACGGGATTTTGACTATATCATTTTGGATACCCCACCTGTTGGTTTGGTTACAGATGCACAGATATTGGGTGCCTATGCTGATCTCACACTATTTATTGTGCGCCATAACTACACCGCTAAAAGCCAGATAAATACAATTGATAAGCTCTACCGCACCAGGAAGTTCAATAACATGAATATTATTCTGAACGCTATTGACATGCAAAGCGCTTATGGCTATAGTTATGGCTATGGTTACGGATATGGCTATGGTTATGGTTATGGTGGCGGTGGTTA
- a CDS encoding polysaccharide biosynthesis/export family protein: protein MFYSTKHLKAIYPAILIFTAIAFMMSSCVDQKQIAYFQKGSQDHDTITVAQAFVPKIQTGDILSISVGSLNPMASSFFNPYSTMPVASDNPTGGNTGGGGAPAAISQPAAPGFLVDSAGIIEIPLIGSIKVSGLSTSQLRVILKKRLVTYLKEPTVNVRFLNYKISIMGEVARPSVYVIPNEQITLPEALSMAGDLTIFGKRDNVLVIREHDGKKEFGHVNLNSRELYSSPYYYLHSNDVIYVEPGKGRIAQTDKTYQILPIILSALSFIAIIFSYSHIKL from the coding sequence ATGTTTTACAGCACTAAGCACTTAAAAGCAATTTACCCTGCCATTTTAATTTTTACCGCTATCGCTTTTATGATGTCGTCCTGTGTGGATCAAAAGCAAATTGCTTATTTCCAAAAGGGAAGCCAGGATCATGATACCATTACTGTTGCACAGGCCTTTGTACCCAAGATTCAAACAGGCGACATACTATCCATTTCAGTGGGGTCATTGAACCCAATGGCGAGCAGCTTTTTCAATCCATATTCTACGATGCCTGTAGCTTCAGACAATCCGACTGGAGGAAATACCGGAGGCGGAGGAGCTCCTGCTGCCATCTCACAACCCGCAGCGCCCGGGTTCCTGGTAGACTCAGCGGGCATCATTGAAATCCCGCTTATCGGTTCAATAAAAGTGTCGGGCCTTAGTACGTCACAATTAAGGGTAATATTAAAAAAACGCCTGGTGACATATTTAAAAGAGCCTACGGTAAATGTAAGGTTCCTGAATTATAAAATATCAATTATGGGCGAGGTTGCCCGTCCCTCCGTCTATGTGATACCGAATGAACAAATCACTCTACCGGAAGCCCTGAGCATGGCCGGCGACCTTACTATTTTCGGAAAAAGAGATAATGTGCTCGTTATCCGCGAGCATGACGGCAAAAAAGAGTTCGGCCACGTTAACTTAAATAGCAGGGAGCTTTACAGTTCGCCTTATTATTATCTGCACTCAAATGATGTTATTTATGTTGAACCCGGAAAAGGCAGAATTGCCCAAACGGATAAAACCTACCAGATTTTACCTATAATATTGAGCGCACTATCATTCATTGCTATTATTTTTAGTTATAGTCACATAAAGCTTTAA